In Nostoc sp. GT001, a genomic segment contains:
- a CDS encoding ATP-binding protein, producing MSLQIHSRVLIKNFLTVFLPLSALVGGVIATIYYQQVQTEKVVLKTNEIGKVDLQTKVISGDFHSVISDLMVISKQNELQRILEGVNGQQQALSQEFLLFSRYKKLYDQIRFLDQSGKEVVRVNFNQGEPAIVPEEKLQVQAKRYWFNDTLRLNQGQVFVSPLDLNIERGQVEQPLKPMIRFGTPVFDRRGQKRGVVILNYFGAKLLDNFNQTFANASSQGMLLNADGYWLKGVKPEDEWGFMFPERKNRTFGKAFPQAWQEISQKESGQFQTAEGMFTFTTVYPLVEGQKSSTGAGQAFAPSQHQIGTKKSYYWKIVSWVSPEALTTKSNRFLSQLLLLYAGLIGLIGIGSWLLARASVNRQMAKLELKQSEVQLRELVEREKILKTRLSSQIRNSLDLNTILSTVVVEVRELLQIDRCQFFWCHQEDESTSFELSQQACAPDLTEPLGCSPIQNVEALSEAVMQGNLLCFDDIATDSWLDFKSRNLLVTLGFKSLLIVSIQTQSGCLGVIVCEHSRELHPWSDDEVEIIRGVADQLAIAIDQAQLYNQSRAATAAATAQAEQLNQVLHNLKQTQSQLIQTEKMSSLGQLVAGVAHEINNPVNFIYGNLTHVNEYTLGLLELVELYQKSNVNPTSEVQAHIEAIDLDFMTEDLPKILTSMKMGANRIREIVLSLRNFSRLDEADMKFVNIHEGIDSTLLILQNRLKQTSGNAGIEIIKEYGDIPLVECYAGQLNQVFMNLISNAIDALDSYNSKRTIEDIEANPSQIVIHTQLRDLDRITVQIADNGPGMTEVVKQRLFDPFFTTKAAGKGTGLGLAISAQIVAEKHNGAIWCISEPGQGAEFWVEIPINQSSKLATTSTATLSRI from the coding sequence ATGTCACTACAGATACATTCACGAGTTTTAATCAAAAACTTCCTAACGGTTTTTTTGCCCTTGTCAGCATTAGTTGGGGGTGTTATCGCAACTATCTACTACCAACAGGTACAAACTGAAAAAGTTGTATTAAAAACTAATGAAATCGGCAAGGTAGATTTACAAACCAAAGTAATCAGTGGAGATTTTCATTCTGTTATCTCAGATTTGATGGTTATCTCTAAACAAAATGAGCTACAAAGAATTTTAGAGGGAGTGAATGGACAACAACAGGCACTTTCCCAAGAATTCTTATTATTTTCTCGATATAAAAAACTTTACGACCAAATCCGCTTTTTGGATCAATCAGGTAAAGAAGTTGTCAGAGTCAACTTTAACCAGGGTGAACCAGCGATTGTCCCCGAAGAAAAACTGCAAGTTCAAGCCAAGCGCTACTGGTTTAATGACACTTTGCGGTTAAACCAAGGACAAGTATTTGTCTCTCCCCTTGACCTCAACATCGAACGTGGTCAAGTTGAACAACCCCTTAAGCCAATGATCCGCTTTGGTACTCCTGTTTTTGATCGCCGTGGACAGAAACGAGGCGTTGTAATCTTAAACTATTTCGGCGCAAAACTGCTGGACAATTTTAATCAAACTTTTGCTAATGCTTCTAGCCAGGGAATGCTACTGAATGCCGATGGTTACTGGTTAAAAGGGGTGAAGCCTGAAGATGAATGGGGATTTATGTTTCCCGAACGCAAAAACCGCACTTTTGGCAAAGCTTTTCCCCAAGCATGGCAGGAAATTTCTCAAAAAGAATCGGGACAATTCCAAACTGCTGAGGGAATGTTCACTTTTACCACAGTCTATCCACTTGTGGAAGGGCAAAAATCTAGTACGGGAGCCGGACAAGCTTTTGCACCAAGCCAACATCAAATTGGTACTAAAAAATCCTATTACTGGAAGATTGTCTCATGGGTATCGCCAGAGGCGTTGACGACCAAATCAAACCGATTTTTGAGTCAATTGCTACTGCTATATGCTGGATTAATAGGACTAATTGGCATTGGTTCTTGGCTACTAGCAAGAGCTAGTGTCAATCGTCAGATGGCCAAGCTAGAGTTAAAACAGTCTGAAGTCCAATTGCGAGAGCTAGTTGAGCGGGAGAAAATTCTTAAAACTCGTCTATCTAGTCAAATTCGTAACTCGCTGGATCTAAATACGATTTTGAGTACAGTAGTGGTTGAAGTTCGGGAACTGCTACAGATCGATCGATGCCAGTTTTTTTGGTGTCATCAAGAAGATGAATCTACTAGCTTTGAACTGAGTCAGCAAGCTTGCGCTCCCGATTTAACAGAACCCTTGGGCTGTTCTCCTATCCAGAACGTGGAAGCCCTGAGTGAAGCTGTCATGCAAGGGAATTTGCTTTGCTTTGATGACATTGCGACAGATTCGTGGCTTGATTTCAAGAGTCGGAATTTACTAGTGACATTGGGCTTTAAGTCTCTACTAATAGTTTCAATTCAAACCCAGTCGGGTTGTTTGGGTGTGATTGTCTGCGAACATAGTAGAGAGCTTCACCCTTGGAGTGATGATGAAGTGGAAATTATTCGAGGCGTGGCTGACCAGTTAGCGATCGCTATTGACCAAGCCCAATTGTATAATCAAAGCCGCGCTGCTACTGCTGCTGCTACCGCTCAAGCAGAACAACTCAACCAAGTTTTACACAATCTCAAACAGACTCAATCTCAACTAATTCAGACTGAAAAAATGTCGAGTTTAGGTCAATTAGTGGCAGGAGTAGCTCATGAAATCAATAACCCAGTTAACTTTATCTACGGCAATCTGACCCATGTAAATGAATATACACTCGGCTTATTGGAACTGGTAGAACTCTATCAAAAGTCCAATGTTAATCCAACATCTGAAGTACAAGCTCATATAGAAGCGATCGACCTTGACTTTATGACTGAGGATCTACCTAAAATCCTAACTTCAATGAAAATGGGAGCTAATCGCATTCGTGAAATAGTTCTATCCTTGCGAAATTTTTCTCGACTTGACGAAGCGGATATGAAGTTTGTCAACATTCATGAAGGTATCGATAGCACACTACTGATTTTACAGAATCGCCTCAAACAAACCTCTGGAAATGCCGGAATTGAAATAATCAAAGAATATGGTGATATTCCCTTAGTAGAGTGCTATGCCGGACAACTGAATCAGGTATTTATGAATCTGATCAGTAATGCCATTGACGCTCTGGATAGTTATAACAGTAAGCGAACTATTGAGGATATAGAAGCTAACCCCAGCCAGATTGTAATTCATACTCAGTTACGCGACTTGGATCGCATAACTGTACAAATTGCGGATAATGGCCCTGGTATGACCGAAGTAGTTAAGCAAAGATTATTTGACCCTTTCTTTACCACAAAAGCCGCAGGTAAAGGCACTGGATTAGGATTAGCAATTAGCGCTCAGATTGTCGCAGAAAAACATAACGGAGCCATCTGGTGTATTTCGGAACCAGGACAGGGAGCAGAGTTTTGGGTAGAGATTCCGATTAATCAAAGTTCTAAACTAGCTACTACAAGTACCGCGACTCTATCCAGAATTTGA